The segment TGAAGATGCCGCCGGCGATGCGCAGCGCCGCGGCGCCGAGCGACTCGCCGATGGCAAAGCCCAGGAAGCAGACGCCGGCGTACTCACCGGGGATGAACAGCAGGATGGCGAGCATGAACAGCAGCTCGACCGAAATCAGCATCATGCCGACGCTCATGCCCGAGCGCAGCGGGATGTCGCACACCGGGAACGCCTTGCCCTGCAGGCTCGCAAACGCCGTGCGCGAGTTGGCCAGGGTGTTGATGCGGATGCCGTACCAGGCGACGCCGTAGCTGCCGCCGATGCCGATCAGGCTGAAGATGATCACCATGGCGATGCGCCCGGGCTCGAGGCCGGTGAGCGAGAAGTAGGCCACCATCACCGCGCCAATGAACATCTCCAGGATCAGCAGGAACTTGCCCTGCTGAATCAGGTAGGCCTTGCAGGTCTCGTAGATCAGCGCCGAAACGTCGGCCATCGACTTGTGCACCGGCAGGTTCCTGACCGCGGTGTAGGTCCAGAAGCCGAACAGCAGGCCGAGCACGCAGACGACCAGGCCCGACAGCAGGATCTGGTGGCCGGTCATGCCGAGGAAGTCGCCCTGGTTGAGATCGGGCAACTGGATGTTCACCTCGCCGCCCGGGCGATGATGCGCCGCCTCGGCCGCCGTCTCCGGTTGCGCCGCCAGGAGCACCGGCGCCGTCAGAACCGCCATCCCTGCGACCAACGCGGCCGCACCCAACACCCGGCCGACCCTATCGAGAAGTCTCATCACCATCGTGTCCTGTCCTCGTACTGATCTGCGGGGGCAGCGCCATGCCGCCCGTTAGGAAAATCCGCACGCCATCTTCAACCGACAAATCCGGAAATGACGCCTGGCTGCGGGGGTAGACCACCACGTCACCGAGATACAGGTGATTGGTCGGCACATACACCGCCACCATCGCTTCCGGCCCGTTCCCGCGATCCAGGGTGAACTCCCGCGTCAGGAACCCGAGCACCAGGCCCCGCCGCGAATCGTCCACGATCACCACCTTCTTGAAGCCCGTTTCACTGTCGGGCGAGAAGGCGGCCACCAGCTGCCTCACCGGCGCATACACGGTCTTGAACAGCGGCACGTTCAGCAGCCACTGTTCCCCGCGCCTCAGGATGCGCCGGCCCAACACGTTGGTAGCCAGCGCGCCAGCCAGCAGGATGACGGCGGCCGTGATCAACACGCCCAGCCCCGGCACCTCGCGGCCGATCAGGTTCGTCGACAGCGGCGTCGCCACCCCGTCGATGAAGCGGAACAGCCAGACCAGCGTGACTACCGTGATGAACAACGGCACCGTCACCACCAGGCCGGTCAGGAAGCTCCGGCGCAGCCAGGGCATCATGGCTCAAGCCGCCCGCGACCACAGCCACGCGAACGTGACCGCCGCC is part of the Vicinamibacterales bacterium genome and harbors:
- a CDS encoding DUF502 domain-containing protein, with the protein product MMPWLRRSFLTGLVVTVPLFITVVTLVWLFRFIDGVATPLSTNLIGREVPGLGVLITAAVILLAGALATNVLGRRILRRGEQWLLNVPLFKTVYAPVRQLVAAFSPDSETGFKKVVIVDDSRRGLVLGFLTREFTLDRGNGPEAMVAVYVPTNHLYLGDVVVYPRSQASFPDLSVEDGVRIFLTGGMALPPQISTRTGHDGDETSR